One window of the Patescibacteria group bacterium genome contains the following:
- a CDS encoding prepilin peptidase, with protein sequence MPLLVILLTFLLGLIIGSFLNVVICRLPKGEQVNGRSRCPHCASILPWFDLIPLLSFVALRGKCRHCRTSISWQYPAVEFAAGALFALSATIRQQELGITPILWFTLLRDLVVISALLVTFVTDLRFQLIYDAVILIAACIVFPLNVIIGVPLLPLAIAGIIGVSFFGLQYIVSRGRWIGAGDIYLGGFIGIAVSFPQILLALACAYLAGAAVALPLLLSKHKTWQSRIAFGTFLSIAGIVTLFWGNQILNWYLNLILT encoded by the coding sequence ATGCCATTACTCGTTATACTTTTAACCTTCCTCCTCGGTCTCATCATCGGCAGTTTCCTCAATGTCGTCATCTGTCGCCTTCCTAAGGGAGAGCAGGTCAATGGGAGATCGCGCTGTCCTCATTGTGCCTCAATACTCCCATGGTTCGACCTTATACCCCTTCTCTCCTTCGTGGCACTTCGAGGAAAATGCCGCCATTGCCGCACATCTATTTCCTGGCAATACCCCGCAGTTGAATTTGCTGCAGGAGCCCTCTTTGCTTTGAGCGCAACCATCCGCCAACAGGAATTAGGAATAACACCCATCCTTTGGTTTACGCTCTTGCGTGACTTGGTGGTGATCAGCGCGCTTCTTGTTACTTTTGTGACTGATCTACGCTTCCAGCTGATCTATGATGCCGTAATACTCATCGCGGCGTGTATCGTCTTCCCCTTAAATGTCATTATAGGCGTGCCGTTGTTGCCCCTCGCAATCGCTGGTATAATAGGGGTAAGTTTCTTCGGTCTACAGTATATAGTGTCTCGCGGGCGCTGGATCGGCGCGGGTGATATCTATCTTGGCGGTTTTATCGGTATTGCGGTTTCATTTCCCCAAATCCTTCTTGCCCTCGCATGTGCGTATCTGGCCGGCGCAGCAGTCGCATTGCCACTTCTCCTTTCGAAACATAAAACATGGCAGTCGCGTATCGCTTTTGGCACATTCCTCTCCATCGCGGGGATCGTCACACTCTTCTGGGGTAATCAAATACTGAATTGGTATCTCAACCTTATCCTTACATGA
- a CDS encoding prepilin-type N-terminal cleavage/methylation domain-containing protein, with translation MKTPNPNFKFQMKPKIQSQNWILGIRHWDFIGNWKLEIGNLYRYQKPKSYAHLRGFTLTEMLVSVSIFLIFTTISLGIYTSTVRAEKKVLSLARVQQEAQFVMEFLAKMIRTSEIDYAAYPGGTIPSPTTQFILRNASGDQYVFNYVPATKAVTVSVNAQPARQISSTLISITDLNYYITPATTPYPGGGQPPVGQPRATIVMRFSSTALYQPAQMLVQQTVPQRSVD, from the coding sequence ATGAAAACCCCAAATCCAAATTTCAAATTTCAAATGAAGCCAAAAATCCAAAGTCAAAATTGGATATTGGGTATTAGGCATTGGGATTTTATTGGAAATTGGAAATTGGAAATTGGAAATTTGTATAGGTATCAGAAACCTAAATCTTATGCTCATTTACGCGGGTTTACTTTGACTGAAATGCTGGTCTCCGTCTCCATATTCTTGATCTTCACCACGATATCGCTCGGCATTTACACCTCCACGGTGCGCGCGGAAAAAAAAGTGCTCTCACTCGCGCGCGTGCAGCAAGAAGCGCAGTTTGTCATGGAATTCCTCGCCAAAATGATCCGCACTTCGGAAATCGATTACGCCGCATACCCTGGAGGTACTATCCCTTCTCCCACCACCCAGTTCATCCTGCGCAATGCAAGCGGCGACCAATATGTGTTCAATTATGTGCCGGCGACTAAAGCTGTTACAGTTTCGGTAAACGCACAGCCCGCACGGCAAATTTCATCCACGCTCATTTCAATAACGGACTTAAACTATTACATCACCCCCGCGACCACGCCCTACCCCGGGGGAGGACAGCCTCCCGTAGGCCAGCCGCGCGCTACCATCGTGATGCGGTTCTCAAGCACGGCGCTCTACCAACCGGCTCAAATGCTCGTGCAGCAAACCGTGCCGCAACGTTCTGTTGATTAA